In the Streptomyces fradiae ATCC 10745 = DSM 40063 genome, one interval contains:
- the ilvD gene encoding dihydroxy-acid dehydratase, which produces MPELRSRTVTHGRNMAGARALMRASGVPGEDIGRKPIIAVANSFTEFVPGHTHLQPVGRIVSEAIRAAGAIPREFNTIAVDDGIAMGHGGMLYSLPSRDLIADSVEYMVEAHCADALICISNCDKITPGMLMAALRLDIPTVFVSGGPMESGRATLVDGTVRTLDLVDAISDAVNDKISDEDILRIEENACPTCGSCSGMFTANSMNCLTEAIGLSLPGNGSVLATHTARRALYENAARTVVDITKRYYEQDDASVLPRNVATFAAFENAMALDIAMGGSTNTILHLLAAAQEAGVPFGLEEIDAVSRRVPCLAKVAPNVAKDRTYYMEDVHRAGGIPALLGELHRAGLLNEDVHAVHSPSLADWLKSWDVRGGSPSPEAVEMWHAAPGCVRSAEAFSQSERWEALDLDAEGGCIRSAEHAYSKDGGLAVLRGNLAVDGCVVKTAGVDESIWTFEGPAVVCESQEEAVEKILNKRVKDGDVVVIRYEGPKGGPGMQEMLYPTSFLKGRGLGKTCALITDGRFSGGTSGLSIGHASPEAASGGTIALVEDGDRIRIDIPNRTIELLVDDDTLAARRDALAGTYAPKDRTRKVSAALRAYAAMATSADKGAVRDITRLP; this is translated from the coding sequence ATGCCCGAGCTGAGGTCCCGCACAGTCACCCACGGCCGCAACATGGCGGGCGCCCGCGCCCTTATGCGGGCCTCCGGGGTACCGGGCGAGGACATCGGCCGCAAGCCCATCATCGCCGTCGCCAACTCCTTCACCGAGTTCGTCCCCGGCCACACCCACCTCCAGCCGGTCGGCCGGATCGTCAGCGAGGCCATCCGCGCGGCGGGGGCCATCCCGCGCGAGTTCAACACCATCGCCGTGGACGACGGCATCGCCATGGGCCACGGCGGCATGCTGTACTCGCTGCCCTCCCGCGACCTGATCGCCGACTCCGTCGAGTACATGGTCGAGGCGCACTGCGCGGACGCGCTGATCTGCATCTCCAACTGCGACAAGATCACCCCCGGCATGCTGATGGCGGCGCTGCGCCTCGACATCCCGACGGTCTTCGTCTCCGGCGGCCCCATGGAGTCCGGCCGCGCCACGCTGGTCGACGGCACGGTCCGCACGCTCGACCTGGTCGACGCGATCTCCGACGCGGTCAACGACAAGATCTCCGACGAGGACATCCTCCGCATCGAGGAGAACGCCTGTCCGACGTGCGGCTCCTGCTCCGGCATGTTCACCGCCAACTCGATGAACTGCCTGACGGAGGCCATCGGCCTGTCCCTCCCCGGCAACGGCTCCGTCCTCGCCACCCACACCGCCCGCCGCGCCCTGTACGAGAACGCGGCCCGCACGGTCGTCGACATCACGAAGCGGTACTACGAGCAGGACGACGCCTCGGTCCTGCCGCGCAACGTCGCCACGTTCGCCGCCTTCGAGAACGCCATGGCCCTGGACATCGCCATGGGCGGCTCCACCAACACGATCCTGCACCTGCTGGCCGCCGCGCAGGAGGCGGGCGTCCCCTTCGGGCTGGAGGAGATCGACGCCGTCTCGCGCCGCGTCCCCTGCCTGGCGAAGGTCGCGCCGAACGTCGCGAAGGACCGCACGTACTACATGGAGGACGTGCACCGCGCCGGCGGCATCCCCGCCCTGCTGGGCGAGCTGCACCGCGCGGGCCTGCTGAACGAGGACGTGCACGCCGTCCACAGCCCGTCGCTCGCGGACTGGCTGAAGAGCTGGGACGTGCGCGGCGGCTCCCCGTCGCCGGAGGCCGTCGAGATGTGGCACGCGGCGCCCGGCTGCGTCCGGTCCGCGGAGGCGTTCTCCCAGTCGGAGCGGTGGGAGGCGCTGGACCTCGACGCCGAGGGCGGCTGCATCCGCTCGGCGGAGCACGCCTACTCGAAGGACGGCGGCCTGGCGGTCCTGCGGGGCAATCTGGCGGTCGACGGCTGCGTGGTGAAGACGGCCGGCGTGGACGAGTCGATCTGGACGTTCGAGGGCCCGGCGGTCGTCTGCGAGTCCCAGGAGGAGGCCGTCGAGAAGATCCTCAACAAGCGGGTGAAGGACGGCGACGTCGTCGTCATCCGCTACGAGGGCCCCAAGGGCGGTCCGGGCATGCAGGAGATGCTGTACCCGACGTCGTTCCTGAAGGGCCGGGGACTCGGCAAGACCTGCGCGCTGATCACCGACGGGCGCTTCTCGGGCGGCACGTCCGGTCTGTCCATCGGCCACGCGTCGCCGGAGGCGGCGTCGGGCGGCACGATCGCCCTCGTCGAGGACGGTGACCGCATCCGCATCGACATCCCGAACCGGACGATCGAGCTGCTGGTCGACGACGACACGCTCGCGGCCCGCCGGGACGCCCTCGCCGGGACGTACGCCCCGAAGGACCGCACGCGCAAGGTGTCGGCGGCCCTGCGCGCGTACGCGGCGATGGCCACCAGCGCCGACAAGGGCGCGGTCCGCGACATCACCCGCCTGCCCTGA